The following coding sequences lie in one Tachysurus fulvidraco isolate hzauxx_2018 chromosome 19, HZAU_PFXX_2.0, whole genome shotgun sequence genomic window:
- the LOC113651004 gene encoding uncharacterized protein LOC113651004, whose protein sequence is MSLPLSAGEDTFKLKSVELELEAVEKQIRDLQVKQAELWERKAALEAPRPVAHLSQTLAVRLTVTMPPTSHSAVETPCAHSTPNTHPPPHSASKAPNEHSISDMPSPSGSKPNQLARIQRKHSLLRTPSPGCRNCHLLFAELKVVKQLLQCEVERNHELKHVHASANRANLDKYKQNKPFSPNKAPQYVRLVEEFRGHIQSRNTQ, encoded by the exons atgtctctgcctttgagtgcaggtgaggacactTTCAAGCTAAAATCggtggaactggagctggaggccgTGGAGAAGCAAATCCGCgacctacaggtgaagcaggccgagctatgggagcggaaagccgcgctggaagctccccggccggtcgctcacctgtctcag ACTCTGGCAGTGAGGCTCACAGTGACCATGCCACCCACCTCTCACTCTGCAGTGGAGACTCCCTGTGCACATTCTACTCCAAATACgcatcctcctcctcactctGCCAGCAAGGCTCCCAATGAGCATTCCATCTCAGATATGCCTTCGCCCTCTGGAAGCAAACCTAACCAATTGGCTAGGATCCAAAGAAAACATTCTCTGTTGAGGACACCTTCACCTGGCTGCAGGAACTGCCATCTTTTGTTTGCTGAGCTTAAAGTGGTCAAGCAACTGCTCCAGTGTGAAGTTGAAAGAAACCATGAGCTCAAGCATGTACATGCTTCAGCAAACCGGGCAAAC ctagataagtataaacaaaacaaaccctttTCGCCCAATAAAGCCCCTCAGTATG TAAGACTAGTTGAAGAGTTTAGGGGCCATATACAAAGCAGgaatacacaataa